In Synechococcus sp. KORDI-100, a single window of DNA contains:
- a CDS encoding HAD family phosphatase, translated as MSIRIRPAACLFDLDGLLLNTEPLHGRAWAEAAAHFGGHLSDDELLQLRGRRRQDCAQHVSERLPEPVGTEALLAVQQPIVKKLLVKANAMPAANDLIRFCHREKIPMALVTSSSEESVRFKSGPHPWLGLIEVRIYGDDPELIAGKPDPAPFLLAARRLRVSPKQCWALEDSRAGTAAAKAAGCRVWVLDRETGCDSLEVDPCHISSLSTVLDCLINTDG; from the coding sequence ATGAGCATCCGCATCCGTCCCGCCGCGTGTCTGTTCGATCTCGATGGCCTCCTGCTCAACACCGAGCCCCTGCATGGGCGGGCCTGGGCAGAAGCTGCTGCCCATTTCGGCGGACACCTCAGTGACGACGAGCTGCTGCAACTGAGAGGCCGTCGCCGTCAGGACTGTGCCCAACACGTCAGTGAAAGGCTGCCGGAACCGGTGGGGACTGAGGCCCTGCTGGCGGTTCAGCAACCGATTGTGAAAAAGCTGTTGGTCAAGGCAAACGCCATGCCTGCGGCGAACGATCTGATCCGCTTCTGCCATCGAGAGAAGATTCCCATGGCCTTGGTCACCAGCAGCAGTGAGGAGTCCGTCCGCTTCAAAAGCGGACCCCACCCCTGGCTTGGATTGATCGAGGTCCGGATCTATGGCGATGATCCCGAATTGATCGCTGGAAAACCTGATCCGGCACCGTTCCTGTTGGCGGCCCGACGACTGCGGGTCAGTCCAAAGCAATGCTGGGCACTGGAGGATTCAAGAGCAGGAACCGCAGCAGCCAAGGCCGCCGGATGTCGGGTTTGGGTCCTGGATCGAGAGACGGGATGCGACTCACTGGAGGTTGACCCGTGTCACATCAGCAGTCTGTCGACGGTCCTGGACTGTCTGATCAATACAGACGGCTGA
- a CDS encoding DUF1350 family protein gives MNSWRQQGNLWQLRPNRPQALVEFIGGSYLAATPQLSYRRLLEDLAQLNIAVHAWAYVPGFDHQALAREAWSELREARRRLIERSGSLPPSLRLGHSLGCKLLLLAPDGGRGSNSLVALSFNNFAADRSIPLLGDLAPRLGVETEFSPSPAETLRLISRHYLQPRNLVVRFGRDELDQSDDLIAALRQRPEDASEVLHLPGNHLTPASAGLRRSVLGDWADDPKRVAVTRRLTTTIRDQAML, from the coding sequence ATGAACAGCTGGCGACAGCAGGGAAATCTCTGGCAGCTCCGCCCGAACCGGCCTCAGGCCCTGGTGGAATTCATTGGTGGGAGCTATCTCGCCGCAACACCTCAGCTGAGCTACCGCAGGCTGCTGGAGGACCTCGCCCAGTTGAACATCGCCGTTCACGCTTGGGCATATGTTCCAGGATTCGACCATCAGGCTTTGGCTCGTGAGGCCTGGAGCGAATTGCGAGAGGCTCGGCGGCGACTCATCGAACGCAGTGGGTCACTTCCCCCGTCGTTGCGACTGGGTCACAGCCTCGGCTGCAAACTCCTGCTTCTGGCTCCCGACGGAGGACGAGGCAGCAACAGCCTTGTGGCCCTGAGTTTCAACAACTTCGCAGCGGATCGCTCGATTCCCCTGCTGGGCGACCTGGCACCGCGTCTTGGAGTAGAGACGGAATTCAGTCCAAGCCCTGCAGAAACCCTGCGATTGATCAGCCGGCATTATCTGCAACCCCGCAATCTTGTTGTGCGTTTCGGACGTGACGAACTTGACCAGAGTGATGACCTGATCGCGGCTCTTCGTCAGCGCCCTGAGGATGCCAGCGAGGTTCTGCACCTCCCAGGTAACCATCTGACCCCCGCCAGTGCAGGGTTGCGCCGCAGCGTTCTGGGGGACTGGGCGGATGATCCGAAGCGGGTGGCGGTGACGCGACGCCTCACCACCACCATCAGAGATCAGGCGATGCTTTAA
- a CDS encoding Crp/Fnr family transcriptional regulator has protein sequence MKNNIWLVVRGMVKLGAVTVHGDELLLGLVGPGEPFAEHLSNVEAYDAVVLSDCDLLCLSMTDVQQTPELALAMMDAIAARYRQAESLLALLGLRRVEDRLRGFLELLAQDYGQPCEDGLRLNLRLTHQEIASALSTTRVTVTRVLVLLRDEGWL, from the coding sequence TTGAAGAACAACATCTGGCTTGTTGTGCGTGGCATGGTGAAACTGGGTGCGGTCACCGTTCACGGCGATGAACTTCTTCTGGGACTTGTCGGACCAGGTGAACCTTTTGCTGAACACCTCAGCAACGTGGAGGCCTACGACGCGGTCGTTCTGTCGGACTGCGATCTCCTGTGTTTATCGATGACAGATGTCCAGCAAACACCAGAGTTGGCCCTCGCGATGATGGACGCGATCGCTGCCCGCTATCGGCAGGCTGAATCGCTGTTGGCCCTGCTTGGACTTCGCCGCGTTGAAGATCGTCTGCGTGGGTTTCTCGAGTTGCTGGCACAGGATTACGGCCAGCCCTGTGAGGATGGCCTGAGACTCAACCTGCGTCTGACGCACCAGGAGATTGCGAGTGCGCTCAGCACCACACGTGTCACGGTCACTCGCGTGCTTGTTCTTCTGCGCGACGAAGGTTGGCTCTAG
- a CDS encoding 3'-5' exonuclease, which yields MGEQLNLLSGEPQVSASEPTTASGPMVVPDSLPVPNSLLIIDTETSGLDPEQDHCLEVGSILFSVADRVVLAQQSFLLPVSSNAAEPINRIPASVTRLPQPWRQALDYFSALIDAADVLVAHNAAFDRQWFGHGSLPAVQRPWLCTMEDIRWPAERQLRSRPSVRDLALAYEIPVWAAHRALSDCTYIAEVFRRCEDLEGLLIRGLEPRQLMRAQVSYDNRHLAKDAGFRWNDPIKGAWTRRLSEREASELAFSVDAVEPLPEHQAA from the coding sequence ATGGGTGAGCAACTGAATCTGCTGAGTGGAGAGCCTCAGGTGTCTGCCTCGGAGCCCACCACGGCATCAGGGCCAATGGTCGTTCCCGACAGCCTGCCTGTGCCCAACAGCCTGCTGATCATTGACACCGAAACCAGCGGTCTCGATCCCGAGCAGGATCACTGTCTTGAAGTGGGATCGATTTTGTTCTCCGTGGCCGATCGGGTGGTTCTCGCCCAGCAATCGTTCCTGCTTCCGGTGTCCAGCAACGCGGCAGAACCGATCAACCGCATTCCAGCCTCTGTGACCCGTCTGCCTCAACCGTGGAGGCAGGCTCTGGATTACTTCTCAGCACTGATTGATGCCGCTGATGTTCTGGTGGCCCACAACGCGGCTTTCGATCGTCAGTGGTTCGGCCATGGTTCGCTTCCCGCTGTCCAACGACCCTGGCTTTGCACGATGGAGGACATCCGATGGCCAGCGGAGCGGCAACTGCGCAGTCGCCCTTCCGTCCGTGATCTCGCCTTGGCCTACGAGATCCCGGTCTGGGCTGCCCATCGTGCCCTGAGCGACTGCACTTACATCGCCGAAGTGTTTCGTCGCTGCGAGGATCTCGAGGGTCTGTTGATCAGGGGACTTGAGCCGCGCCAGTTGATGCGGGCCCAGGTCTCCTACGACAATCGCCATCTCGCCAAAGATGCGGGATTCCGCTGGAATGATCCGATCAAGGGCGCCTGGACACGGCGCCTGAGCGAGCGAGAGGCTTCAGAGCTTGCCTTCTCCGTTGATGCTGTTGAGCCACTGCCGGAGCATCAGGCAGCCTGA
- the acs gene encoding acetate--CoA ligase, with protein sequence MTDTKTTIESVLQEGRVFDPPAAMASQARIGSLDAYRQLADAARLDPDAFWGEAACRELHWFEPFHTVLDWSDAPFARWFEGGTTNLSFNCLDRHLTGPTANKTALIWEGEPGDVRRFTYRKLHAEVCKAANALKAIGVGKGDLVALYMPMIPEAAIAMLACARIGAPHSVVFGGFSAEALRDRLIDGDVKTVITADGGFRKDKPVSLKPAVDAALADGACPSVQSVLVVQRTKQDITMVEGRDQWWHALVDGQSDDCPAEPMASEDRLFVLYTSGSTGKPKGVVHTTAGYNLWAHLTFQWIFDIRDDDVYWCTADVGWITGHSYIVYGPLSNGATTVMFEGAPRPSKPGAFWELVQKHGITIFYTAPTAIRAFMKSGREVPDQYDMGSLRLLGTVGEPINPEAWMWYRDVIGGNRCPIVDTWWQTETGGVMISPLPGATPTKPGSATLPLPGIQADIVDAEGNSCGADEGGYLAVRAPWPGMMRTVHGNPQRFRESYWEHIRPADGSYLYFAGDGARRDADGYFWVMGRVDDVINVSGHRLGTMEIESALVSHAAVAEAAVVGRPDDLKGEGIVAFVTLEAGRVPESALVAELRAHVGKEIGPIARPDEIRCSDALPKTRSGKIMRRILRALAAGEEVTGDTSTLEDRSVLDRLRA encoded by the coding sequence GTGACTGACACCAAGACGACGATCGAGAGCGTGCTGCAGGAAGGTCGGGTCTTCGATCCGCCGGCTGCCATGGCGTCCCAGGCTCGGATCGGCAGTCTGGATGCCTACCGGCAGCTTGCTGATGCTGCCAGGCTTGATCCCGACGCGTTTTGGGGCGAAGCGGCCTGTCGCGAACTTCATTGGTTTGAGCCGTTTCACACTGTTCTCGACTGGAGTGATGCGCCCTTCGCGCGTTGGTTTGAAGGTGGGACCACCAATCTGTCCTTCAATTGCCTTGATCGCCATCTCACCGGGCCTACGGCCAATAAAACAGCCCTGATCTGGGAGGGCGAACCGGGAGATGTTCGTCGGTTCACCTACCGCAAGTTGCATGCCGAGGTCTGCAAGGCCGCCAATGCCTTGAAGGCGATCGGCGTTGGCAAGGGAGACCTGGTGGCTCTCTACATGCCCATGATTCCTGAGGCAGCGATCGCCATGCTGGCCTGTGCGCGAATCGGTGCGCCTCATTCGGTGGTGTTTGGCGGATTTTCCGCGGAGGCCCTCCGAGACCGTCTCATCGATGGTGATGTCAAGACGGTGATCACGGCCGACGGCGGTTTTCGCAAGGACAAACCCGTCTCCCTGAAGCCGGCTGTGGACGCAGCCCTGGCCGACGGTGCCTGTCCATCCGTTCAATCGGTGCTGGTGGTGCAGCGCACCAAGCAGGACATCACGATGGTGGAGGGTCGCGACCAGTGGTGGCATGCGCTGGTGGATGGTCAGAGCGACGACTGCCCCGCTGAGCCGATGGCCAGTGAGGATCGCTTGTTCGTGCTGTACACCTCAGGCTCTACCGGTAAACCCAAGGGTGTGGTGCACACCACGGCTGGCTACAACCTCTGGGCCCATCTCACCTTCCAGTGGATCTTCGACATCCGGGACGATGATGTCTACTGGTGCACGGCCGATGTGGGCTGGATCACCGGCCACAGCTACATCGTCTACGGACCGTTGTCCAACGGCGCCACCACCGTGATGTTCGAGGGTGCCCCTCGCCCGTCCAAACCCGGTGCGTTCTGGGAACTCGTGCAGAAGCATGGCATCACGATCTTCTACACGGCACCTACGGCGATTCGTGCCTTCATGAAAAGCGGCCGAGAGGTCCCGGATCAGTACGACATGGGCAGCCTGCGCCTGCTGGGAACCGTCGGGGAACCGATCAACCCGGAAGCCTGGATGTGGTATCGCGATGTGATTGGTGGCAATCGCTGTCCCATCGTCGACACCTGGTGGCAGACCGAAACCGGCGGAGTGATGATCAGCCCGCTTCCAGGGGCCACGCCCACCAAGCCTGGTTCGGCCACGCTCCCATTGCCAGGGATCCAGGCCGACATTGTTGATGCGGAAGGCAACAGCTGCGGAGCTGACGAAGGCGGTTATCTGGCAGTACGCGCTCCATGGCCGGGAATGATGCGCACGGTGCACGGGAATCCCCAGCGGTTCCGCGAAAGTTACTGGGAGCACATCCGACCAGCCGATGGCTCATACCTCTATTTCGCGGGCGATGGTGCTCGCCGTGACGCTGACGGCTACTTCTGGGTAATGGGTCGCGTTGACGATGTGATCAACGTGTCAGGTCATCGGCTTGGAACGATGGAGATTGAATCGGCTCTCGTGAGTCACGCTGCTGTTGCTGAAGCGGCTGTGGTCGGCCGACCGGATGATCTCAAGGGAGAGGGGATTGTGGCCTTCGTGACCCTGGAGGCTGGTCGTGTGCCTGAGTCAGCGCTTGTCGCGGAATTACGCGCACATGTGGGCAAGGAGATCGGTCCGATTGCCAGACCGGACGAGATCCGCTGCAGTGATGCCCTGCCCAAAACCCGCAGCGGCAAGATCATGCGCCGGATTCTTCGGGCACTGGCTGCGGGAGAAGAGGTAACCGGCGATACCAGCACCTTGGAGGATCGCTCCGTGCTCGATCGGCTGCGGGCCTGA
- the msrA gene encoding peptide-methionine (S)-S-oxide reductase MsrA has product MFPSWLSSSRGTVDSSEERHAVLGSPLRAPLMTDQEEAIFACGCFWGAEKGFWRLPGVVTTAVGYAGGEMTDPTYQQVCSGRTGHTEGVRVVWSTPAIDFSDLLKLFWECHDPTQGDRQGNDSGSQYRSAIYTTTERQMALALASRDAYQEQLNSRGYGAITTEIKADQTFYFAEPYHQQYLAKPGSRPYCSAMPTQTSLGDFKGAGYRLPSTIWAQYDWSISHCVLRSDNSPIALS; this is encoded by the coding sequence ATGTTTCCCTCCTGGCTTTCATCCTCCAGAGGCACGGTCGACTCCAGCGAGGAACGCCATGCCGTGCTGGGTTCGCCCCTGAGAGCCCCATTGATGACGGACCAGGAGGAAGCGATCTTCGCCTGTGGATGTTTCTGGGGAGCCGAGAAAGGCTTCTGGAGACTTCCTGGTGTGGTGACGACCGCCGTGGGATACGCGGGGGGGGAGATGACTGATCCCACGTATCAACAGGTCTGTTCAGGCCGCACAGGCCATACGGAGGGGGTTCGCGTTGTCTGGAGCACGCCCGCCATCGATTTCTCCGATCTGCTGAAGCTGTTCTGGGAATGCCACGATCCGACGCAGGGTGACCGACAGGGCAACGACAGCGGCAGCCAGTACCGATCAGCGATCTACACCACCACAGAACGGCAGATGGCCCTGGCGCTCGCCAGCCGCGACGCCTACCAGGAGCAGCTCAACTCCCGTGGATACGGTGCGATCACCACGGAGATCAAGGCCGATCAAACCTTCTACTTCGCAGAGCCCTACCACCAGCAGTACCTGGCAAAACCAGGCAGTCGTCCGTACTGTTCGGCAATGCCGACCCAGACATCACTCGGAGACTTCAAGGGTGCTGGGTATCGATTGCCATCAACGATCTGGGCCCAGTACGACTGGTCCATCAGCCACTGTGTGCTGCGCAGTGACAACTCACCCATCGCTCTGAGCTGA
- a CDS encoding peroxiredoxin, whose translation MALRAGDRLPSFNLLDQDGEQRSSDDLAGRPLVLFFYPKDDTPGCTIEACSFRDNHKALTELGAVVWGVSADDAVSHRRFANRHSLAYPLLCDTNNALRKRLGVPRAMGLLPGRVTYVVDGDGIIRHIIENLLDGPAHVRESLRVIRSLASTPAA comes from the coding sequence ATGGCACTCAGGGCCGGTGATCGTCTCCCTTCCTTCAACCTTCTCGACCAGGACGGCGAACAGCGATCAAGTGATGATCTCGCCGGTCGCCCCCTGGTGTTGTTCTTCTACCCCAAGGACGACACGCCGGGCTGCACGATTGAAGCCTGCAGTTTCCGGGACAACCACAAGGCTCTGACCGAACTCGGAGCAGTGGTGTGGGGCGTCAGTGCTGACGACGCGGTCAGCCATCGACGCTTCGCCAATCGCCACAGCTTGGCTTATCCATTGCTGTGCGACACCAACAATGCTCTGCGCAAACGCCTCGGTGTGCCCAGAGCGATGGGATTGCTGCCCGGTCGCGTCACCTATGTGGTGGATGGTGATGGAATCATCCGGCACATCATCGAGAATCTCCTCGACGGCCCCGCCCACGTTCGGGAGTCTCTGCGCGTGATCAGGAGCCTCGCCTCAACTCCGGCGGCATGA